From Methanosarcina lacustris Z-7289, one genomic window encodes:
- a CDS encoding cobalt-precorrin-4/precorrin-4 C(11)-methyltransferase — MERKVYFVGAGPGNPKLITVLGREMLEKADLVIYAGSLVNPEVLNYTKGEKVDSYGLTLDETTKLIADAVDAGKFVVRLHSGDPSLYGSVIEQMEELKKYDIGVERVAGVSSVFASAAALGTQLTLNGVSDTLIITRPAGKTLEKDLIPELSAYNTTMAIFLGTQKIREIMDKVRCPKDTPVAVVFHASWEDEEVITGTVEDIADKVKDAGIKRSAMIIIGGVVDPKNYRRSYLYGVAQEPL, encoded by the coding sequence ATGGAAAGAAAAGTATATTTTGTAGGGGCAGGCCCTGGAAACCCCAAACTGATTACCGTATTGGGGCGTGAGATGCTTGAAAAAGCGGACCTTGTTATATACGCGGGCTCCCTGGTAAACCCCGAAGTCCTTAACTACACAAAAGGGGAAAAAGTAGACAGTTACGGGCTTACCCTTGATGAGACCACGAAACTAATTGCTGATGCCGTGGATGCAGGAAAGTTCGTGGTACGCCTTCACAGCGGAGACCCTTCTCTTTACGGGTCTGTTATAGAGCAGATGGAAGAGTTGAAAAAATACGATATAGGAGTAGAAAGGGTAGCAGGTGTCTCGTCTGTCTTTGCAAGTGCAGCCGCTCTGGGCACCCAGCTTACTCTCAACGGTGTTTCCGATACTCTTATTATCACCCGCCCTGCGGGAAAAACCCTGGAAAAAGACCTTATTCCCGAGCTTTCTGCTTATAATACCACCATGGCAATTTTCCTTGGCACCCAGAAGATCAGGGAAATTATGGACAAAGTCCGCTGCCCTAAAGATACACCTGTTGCAGTTGTCTTCCATGCGTCCTGGGAGGATGAAGAAGTCATCACAGGGACTGTGGAAGATATTGCAGATAAGGTGAAAGATGCAGGGATTAAGCGCTCGGCAATGATTATCATCGGTGGGGTTGTTGACCCTAAAAACTACAGGAGGTCCTACCTATACGGAGTGGCCCAGGAACCGTTGTAA
- a CDS encoding cobalamin biosynthesis protein CbiG, with product MFRTAFENYGAIVAVFATGIVVRDIAPLLDNKWSDPAVVVVDSNLNFAIPLLGGHHGANEISRKIAELGAVPVLTTATEVHGKPSVEGIADKFGCDIFNKESTIAVNCALLDQQVEVLEVKGPRIVIVDEDVSVLVRKKQAAEVKGESAGKS from the coding sequence GTGTTCAGGACTGCCTTTGAAAATTACGGGGCAATCGTTGCAGTCTTTGCTACAGGCATTGTGGTAAGGGACATTGCCCCTCTTCTCGATAATAAGTGGTCAGATCCCGCAGTGGTAGTTGTGGACTCAAACTTGAATTTCGCAATTCCTCTCCTTGGAGGGCATCATGGGGCAAACGAGATTTCCCGAAAGATTGCGGAATTAGGTGCGGTTCCTGTGCTCACCACAGCTACTGAGGTTCATGGTAAACCCTCGGTTGAGGGAATTGCTGATAAGTTTGGCTGCGATATCTTCAATAAAGAATCCACAATCGCTGTAAACTGTGCACTCCTTGACCAGCAGGTAGAGGTTCTTGAGGTTAAGGGCCCCAGGATTGTTATTGTGGACGAGGATGTTTCCGTGCTTGTAAGAAAAAAACAAGCTGCTGAAGTAAAGGGTGAAAGTGCCGGAAAAAGCTAA
- a CDS encoding cobalamin biosynthesis protein, with amino-acid sequence MIVGIGTRRGITKEEVIDAVKQALDECGLSLKEIPAFASAKLKENEQGLLEAGELLGIPVKFLPDEVLNSYNPPSSSQASRFGLKGVAEPAALALSEKHELIFRKKVYGRVTIAIAR; translated from the coding sequence ATGATTGTCGGAATCGGAACCCGCAGGGGCATAACAAAAGAAGAAGTCATTGACGCCGTAAAACAGGCTCTTGATGAGTGCGGCCTGAGTCTCAAAGAGATTCCGGCTTTTGCTTCTGCGAAACTTAAAGAAAATGAACAGGGGCTGCTTGAAGCAGGTGAACTGCTCGGCATTCCGGTTAAGTTTTTGCCGGATGAAGTGCTGAACAGCTACAACCCCCCTTCCTCGTCCCAGGCTTCGCGCTTTGGGTTAAAAGGGGTTGCAGAGCCTGCCGCGCTGGCCCTCTCGGAAAAACACGAATTGATTTTCAGGAAGAAAGTCTATGGCAGAGTCACAATCGCAATCGCAAGATAA
- the cobJ gene encoding precorrin-3B C(17)-methyltransferase: MAESQSQSQDKASGGKLYVVGIGPGSVEQLTLKAREVILNADYVLGNSTYLDQMESLLGTQEVIRSFMGKEVERARKAVELAKTANVVMISGGDTNVYGMAGIVLEVAEHENLDVDIEILPGVTAVLAGASILGAPVVTDFAVISLSDLLTPWEVIEKRLNMAADADFVIGLYNPKSRKRQSNFARAIEIIRKYKADSVPVGLVKNAMRGDGEAQIVTTLGEVMEHEDWVDMSTVILVGNGESRIWKSLKKDIIITPRGYQRKYDY, encoded by the coding sequence ATGGCAGAGTCACAATCGCAATCGCAAGATAAGGCATCCGGCGGAAAACTCTACGTTGTAGGGATCGGGCCGGGCTCCGTGGAACAGCTAACCCTCAAAGCCCGGGAGGTAATCCTCAATGCCGATTACGTGCTCGGGAACAGTACCTATCTGGACCAGATGGAAAGTCTTCTCGGTACCCAGGAGGTAATCCGAAGTTTCATGGGAAAAGAGGTTGAAAGAGCCCGAAAAGCCGTGGAACTTGCAAAAACAGCAAACGTGGTCATGATCAGCGGGGGCGACACCAACGTCTATGGCATGGCAGGCATCGTGCTGGAGGTCGCTGAACACGAAAACCTTGACGTGGACATCGAAATCCTACCCGGGGTCACAGCAGTCCTTGCCGGGGCAAGCATTCTCGGTGCACCCGTGGTTACGGACTTTGCAGTGATCAGTTTAAGCGACCTCTTAACTCCCTGGGAAGTCATCGAAAAGCGGCTTAATATGGCAGCAGACGCTGATTTCGTCATCGGGCTCTACAACCCAAAGAGCCGCAAGAGACAGTCCAATTTTGCAAGGGCAATCGAAATCATCCGCAAGTACAAGGCCGATTCCGTGCCTGTTGGGCTTGTCAAGAATGCCATGAGAGGCGATGGGGAGGCCCAGATCGTGACAACCCTCGGGGAAGTCATGGAGCATGAGGACTGGGTGGACATGAGCACCGTCATTCTCGTAGGTAATGGGGAGTCCCGGATCTGGAAGTCTCTTAAAAAGGATATTATCATAACACCAAGGGGGTATCAAAGGAAGTATGACTACTGA
- a CDS encoding precorrin-8X methylmutase: MTTEKRVNETAGNLDNLEEFTELTVEVDPELVGICRDSGARTEEAKAIYMKSRTMIQEIVGNNTPEDRFRQRCVIATGDLSVADIMRFNNDPIPAGVEALKKGAPIFVDINMVKAGITKAGHKSEIICVLDEDLDAAIANKYGITRTSAGFLAARDRLDGSIIAIGNAPSALIMVCKLIEKGVRPALIIGLPVGFVNAAESREIVRDLKIPIPSISCVGTRGGTPMAVACVNELVAIARESEE; this comes from the coding sequence ATGACTACTGAAAAGAGAGTAAATGAAACCGCAGGGAATCTCGATAACCTCGAAGAGTTTACCGAGCTTACAGTGGAAGTAGACCCCGAACTTGTGGGCATTTGCAGGGACTCCGGCGCAAGGACTGAAGAGGCAAAAGCCATCTACATGAAAAGCCGGACAATGATCCAGGAAATCGTCGGGAACAACACCCCTGAAGACCGTTTCCGCCAGCGCTGCGTTATTGCCACCGGAGACCTCTCCGTTGCAGACATCATGCGCTTTAACAATGACCCCATCCCTGCAGGCGTGGAAGCTCTCAAAAAAGGCGCGCCGATCTTTGTGGATATCAACATGGTAAAAGCCGGGATCACAAAAGCCGGGCACAAATCCGAAATCATCTGCGTGCTTGACGAAGACCTTGATGCTGCAATTGCTAATAAGTACGGGATAACCAGGACGTCTGCAGGTTTCCTGGCAGCCAGAGACCGGTTGGACGGAAGCATCATCGCAATTGGAAATGCGCCTTCTGCCCTCATCATGGTCTGCAAGCTGATCGAAAAAGGTGTAAGGCCTGCCCTTATAATCGGGCTTCCTGTTGGTTTTGTAAACGCGGCCGAATCCAGGGAAATAGTCAGGGACCTGAAAATCCCTATCCCCTCAATTAGCTGTGTCGGGACCAGGGGAGGAACTCCGATGGCTGTTGCCTGCGTAAACGAGCTCGTAGCAATTGCAAGGGAAAGTGAAGAATAA
- a CDS encoding cobalt-factor II C(20)-methyltransferase, translated as MLIGVGLGPGDPQLLTLKAVDVLKNSDKVYVPGRLAKDLVAPYADAEILEFPMIRDIEVLNALWKENADLVAEESRKGTVAFGLIGDPNFFSTFSHLKKVMNRYYPDVETATVPGISSITSFAARTDVAVESSFEVSDGSEVGYKIHLKATKPRKIIEQLEAEGYREFIFAERLFSDNELIISKKEDIPEKGNYFSIIYGKK; from the coding sequence ATGTTAATAGGAGTAGGACTTGGTCCCGGAGACCCTCAGCTTCTGACCCTTAAAGCAGTGGATGTTTTGAAAAACAGCGATAAGGTATATGTTCCAGGACGCCTGGCAAAAGACCTTGTAGCCCCTTATGCAGATGCCGAAATCCTCGAGTTTCCCATGATACGGGATATCGAAGTCCTTAACGCCCTCTGGAAAGAAAATGCAGATCTGGTAGCAGAAGAGTCCAGAAAAGGGACAGTAGCTTTCGGGCTTATAGGTGACCCTAACTTTTTCTCTACTTTCTCCCACCTGAAAAAGGTCATGAACAGGTACTACCCGGATGTTGAAACTGCAACAGTGCCGGGAATAAGTTCCATTACGTCTTTTGCTGCAAGGACTGACGTAGCAGTCGAGAGTTCCTTTGAGGTAAGTGACGGCTCTGAGGTTGGGTATAAGATCCACCTTAAAGCCACAAAGCCGAGAAAGATTATAGAACAGCTCGAAGCTGAAGGATACAGGGAGTTCATTTTTGCAGAGAGACTCTTTTCGGATAATGAACTGATTATCAGTAAGAAAGAAGATATCCCGGAAAAAGGGAACTATTTCAGTATCATCTACGGAAAGAAATGA
- the cbiT gene encoding precorrin-6Y C5,15-methyltransferase (decarboxylating) subunit CbiT, whose amino-acid sequence MSEIVSVSGGPTKPEIIAVSLSKLGLQDRDRFADVGCGTGSVSIEAARIARDLTIYAIDARKEALSATEANFKTFKIENARILAGEASEILGSGGPIDSIDCAFVGGTKNIDTVLEKLVEKKARSIVVNAVRIETVVRTIEAMKRLGIFDEVVHIAVSRSAPIAGETMFKPENPVYIVVGKKQA is encoded by the coding sequence ATGTCCGAAATAGTAAGTGTTAGTGGCGGTCCGACTAAACCGGAAATAATTGCAGTGTCCCTTTCCAAACTCGGACTGCAGGATAGGGACCGGTTTGCAGATGTAGGTTGTGGTACAGGCTCGGTCTCTATTGAAGCGGCCCGGATTGCCAGAGATCTGACTATCTATGCAATCGATGCACGTAAAGAAGCTCTCTCTGCTACGGAAGCGAACTTTAAGACTTTCAAGATCGAAAATGCCCGGATCTTAGCCGGCGAAGCCTCGGAAATCCTTGGTTCCGGAGGGCCTATCGATTCAATAGACTGCGCTTTTGTTGGTGGAACTAAAAACATTGACACCGTACTTGAGAAGCTTGTTGAAAAAAAAGCCCGCAGCATTGTGGTAAACGCAGTTCGCATTGAAACCGTTGTCAGAACGATCGAGGCTATGAAGAGACTGGGAATTTTTGATGAGGTAGTCCACATCGCAGTCTCGAGAAGTGCCCCGATTGCCGGAGAGACTATGTTCAAACCCGAAAACCCGGTATACATAGTTGTCGGAAAAAAGCAAGCCTGA